GCGACAAGAAATTGAAAGTGAAGCCTTATTGAAGATGCAGGCGCTTTCGTCAAAATATGCAATGGGCATCAGCATCGATCAGGTCCAGCTCAAGAATATCAATCCTCCCGGTCCGGTTCAGTCTTCCTTTAACGAGGTGAACCAGGCTCAACAGGAAAAAGAGCGGCTGATCAATGAGGCGCGACGCGAATATAACAAGGTTATTCCCCTTGCTGAAGGCGAGAAGGATCAGCGGATCCGAGAAGCTGATGGATATCGGCTGAAACGCGTCAATGAAGCCGAGGGAGATGCTGCCCGGTTCTCCGCGCTCTATTCCGAATACAAGAAGGCTCCCGAGGTCACCCGCCGCCGGATTTATATAGAAACCATGCAGTCTGTTCTTCCTGGCATCAAGTCCAAGATCGTAGTCGATCAGACGACAGGTAGCATTTTGCCGCTCCTCAATCTTGGTAGTCAACAAGGAAGCCAGCCATGAAAATCACATCTGCAATTTTAGGACTGGTCACCATTGCTTTGGTCTTTGCTGTCAGTGGGTCGTTATACACCGTCAGCGAAGTGGAACAGGCCATCGTTACCCAGTTTGGCAAGCCTGTGGGCAAGCCGATTGTCACGGCCGGTTTGAAGATGAAAGTCCCCTTCATCCAGGAGGTTCATCCTATCGACCGTCGCGTTCTGGAATGGGATGGCAGCCCCTCGGATATGCCCACCAAGGACAAGCTCTATATATCGGTAGATCTCTTTGCACGCTGGCGAATTGTCGAACCACTTCAGTATTTTCTGCGCTTGCGGGACGAGCGTAGCGCTCAGTCTCGCCTTGACGACATTCTTGGTAGTGAGACCCGCAATGCGGTTGCCAAGCATGAGTTAATCGAGATCATTCGAACAACCAAGGATCGAACCCCCTTGCGCGACACGCTCCTGACGGACGAGGAACGAGCGCAGGATATCGGCGCACTGGTGCCAATCAGCAAAGGCAGAGCCCTTGTGGAACGACAGATATTTGAGGCTGCAGCGCAGAAAGTTGGTGTCTTCGGTATTGAGCTTCTTGATATCCGCTTCAAGCGCATCAATTATAACGAAAGCGTTCGGCCAAAGATCTATGACCGCATGATATCCGAGCGACGCCAGATTGCTGAGCGCTTCCTGTCTGAGGGAAACGGAGAAGCGGCTCGCATTCGAGGTAATCGCGTTAGAGATCTGAACAAGATTCAGTCTGAGGCCTATCGAGCGGTTGAGGAGATCCGCGGCGTGGCGGATGCGACCGCCGCCAACATCTATGCGAAGGCATACAATACCGATCTCCAAACCATTGAATTCTATGAATTCACCCGCACGCTGCAGGCCTACAAAGACATCATTTCCGGAGAAACAACCCTCGTTCTTTCAACGGACAGCGACCTCTTCAAGTTCATCAGAACAATGAAAGCGGCTACTCTTTCGGAGACAACTCCGTCTTCGACACCCCCCAATGGGGTTCTGGGAACAAAGGGGCAAGATCAATAGCGACGATCTTCTGTTCACAGTCATTTGCCTGTCAGATGGACATCTCCGTTCTTGAGAATAGTGTTCAGAGTTGCAAGGCGTCCAACTTGGATCAGCAGAAAAAGGTACGGTTTGTATCTCGTCAAAGGAGCGGACTACTATCGGCTCGGAGGGCCTCGTGTATCCAGAAATGTCTAGTCTTTCAGCGGGAAGCTTCCACATTTGGATGACATATGCGTTGGTGATTGTCGCGATCCTTGGGTTTGCGATTGATCGCATTAAAGCTGAAATAACGGCTCTCGTCCTTTTGATTGCCTTGTTGCTACTGTTTGAACTCATTCCGTTGAGAAGTGGTGACGGAAAAGTCCTTCTGGATACCAAAGACTTATTGGCGGGATTTGCTAATCCCGCCCTGATCTCCGTACTGGCGCTGCTTGTTCTTGGCAATGGTTTGTGGAGAACAGGAGCATTGGACTGGGCAATCAAACAGTTGTTTCAACGAACGGGAAGAAGTTACAAGAGTGCGATTTTTATTTGCTTCTTTGTCGTGTTCATAGCCAGTCCTTTTGTCAATAACACGCCTGTCGTAGTAATCTTTATTCCGATTCTTGAAACCGTGGTTAAGCGGTTTTCTCATTCACCGAACAGAGTCATGATGCCATTGTCTTTCATCGCCATTCTGGCAGGCATGACGACATTGGTTGGGTCTTCCACCAACTTACTGGTGTCTGGAACCATGGTGGAATTGGGGCAGAAGCCACTTGAATTCTTCGGGTTCTTTGTGCCGGGGCTTGTTCTCGCCGGGGTGGGCCTGATGTATCTCTTGATTGCCACCCCTCTTTTGCTACCAAGGCGATCCTCGCCCGCCCGACGGTTCATATCAGGCAATCATCGAAGATTCATCACACAGTTCACGGTCGGCAACGAAGCGAAGCTGATCGGGGCTCGCATTTGCTTCAACATTCTGAGAATCCGGGGGGCACGTCTTATTCTTGTACTGAGGGGAGAACAGCGCCTCATTCCGCCCTATCAAGCGCTCGCAATCTGCGAGGGCGATACCCTTATTGTTATGGGAACACACGATGCTTTGGCTGAAGCCCAGACCAGATTTCCAAAGCTAATGCTTACAACATCAGGCAAGGAGGCTCTTCCTTCCAGCAAACCGGAAAGCAGGGCTTTTCTCTCAAACAATCAAATTGTCGTCGAGATCATGATTGCTCCAGGCTCACAACTCATTGGCCTCTCTGTTGAAGAGGCCAATTTTCGCTCTCGTTATGGCTGCCTTGTTCTTGGAGTGGAACAACATTCTCGAATAACCCGCGTTCTAACAGGGAGAACTCTTCTGGAAGGTGATGTCCTGGTCGTGCAGGGAGATCATCAATCCGTAGAACGGTTACGGCAACACTCTGGAGTTGTCGTGCTTGATGGCACCGCACGACCTTTGCCCGGCATCGGAGCGGCAAAGATGGCGGGAGCAATTTTTGTTGGCGTCGTCCTTCTCAGCGTGTCCGGCATCCTACCAATCGCAGCAGCTGCAGTCTTCGGCGTTATGCTTATGCTCCTGACCGGAGTGCTGACACTCGACCAAGCAGCGAACTCTCTAGATCGGAAAATTTACTTGATGGTGGGAGCTTCATTGGCTCTTGGCTTGGCCATGCTAAAAAGCGGTGCAGCCGCTTATCTTGCTGATGGTGTCATCGGATTGATTGGAAACGCCGGGCCTGCCGTCATCCTTTCGATGTTGTTTCTCCTGGTAGCTATTCTCACGAATGTGCTATCCAATAACGCGACAGCAATCTTGTTCACACCAGTATCCATAGAGTTGGCGACTGGACTAGACGCGGATCCATTGCCATTCGCATTGGCCGTTTTGTTTGGAGCAAACTGTTCATTCGCAACGCCTATAGGCTACCAGACTAATCTACTTGTTATGGGGCCAGGATATTATCATTTTAGCGATTTTGCGCGTGTGGGATTGCCACTAATTGTCATTTTATGGGCAACCTTCAGCATATTTATGCCATGGTTCTATGGATTGTAGCCCCCACTGAATGAGCAATTCAGCGTAGACAATGAAAAGCCCTGTTTCCTTTCCCTCCAAAATTTCTTTTTGGGTGGCCTCAATCCATTAGGTGTTATATCCCGCCGTTTTAAGCTTGGTTATAAGCCCTTTGGCGTATGTGGTGGCGCGTAGGTCTAGTGGGCACTCTTGCGCAAGTTGAAAGCCATACTCTCCCGCCGCAGCTGTTTTTGTGATGATCTCGGCTACCCTGTTGCCGTCAAAAACCGCTTTGGCGATTTTTTCCCGCTTATCTTCGGCCAGCTTTAGGGATTTATTGGCAGGGGTGAACTTCATGCGAGGTAGTCTTTCGTTACGTCAATTCTGTTGTGTCCCAGCTCATTAGAGAGGGTCAGTCATGCCGCCCTATCTAAGCGCCGCTTCACCAAGGTCCTCAACGCGCGGTTAGTGACATTTTGAGATTATGGGGTACAACTGCCCACACACTCTCAACGCATGGTACGATACAGATGCGCTGAAATTAAGTAGTGACATGTTTTGGGGAAAACTTCGACTGATGGGAACCGAGATTCAACTTACAATAGCTGGTGTATCTTTATCCTACGCCAAGAACCACATAGGTGTAGACTTCGGCTTTCTGTTCCAGGACGGTGACACAGCGCGCCGAAAGTTGGATGGGATCAACTACGAGTATTACGAAGATCACCCTGAAGAGGCCGCAGATCTCGATGAGTTCGAGGAAGTGTTTGCCCGGCCTCTATCGCGTGTATTGCCCCGCCTGCATCTTTTGGGGTTTACGATCGAGACGGCACGCGCTGAGTACGAAGCGGTAATAGCCGAAGCACAGGAAATCGACTCCTACAGAACCCCTCCGGAAGAGCCTAACCTTCTGACCTTTGACGAATATTGTTGTCTGGCCTGTCGCTATCCGTTATCGACCCTCAACGATGGAGCCGAATTTGACGACGACGAAAGGGCCAAAGGAAAGCTGGTATCCGACGAGGATTTCCAACGTCTACCTTGGACGGAAAACTCCAATACGTTTTGGTCCGAGACAAGCTATTTCGGCGCGAAAGTAGCTATTCTCAGTGCATCGTCGATGCTTCTGGTTTTTGCCCTCAATCCCGCCAATCTAAGTGTCGATGTCGTCTGGGAGTTTGGTCCGCTGGTCCATTCAGGTTGGGAGCCTCGCAACCTCTTTCAACCCGGTGCAAGGCGGAATCAAAAAGTTCTAGTCGCTACCGAGGGCGCATCGGATGCTCGGATCATAAAACGCGCCCTCGACATCTTGCGCGCTGATGTCGCTGACTTTTTCAGTTTCGTAGACGTCGACGAGCGGCACCATTTTTGGGGAACGGGCAACCTCGTCAAATTTGCAGAAGGGCTTCTCCGCATCGACATACACAACAAAGTGCTCTTCGTTTTCGATAATGATGCGGAAGGCGTGGATGCCTATAAGAAGCTCGATGCTCTCAACCTACCACCTAATATGCGATCAATGTTGCTGCCCAAACTCGATGAATTCCGACAGTTTCCAGCGCTTGGTCCAGAGGGTATTAATATTACCGACATCAACGGGCGAGCGGCGGCGATCGAGTGCTATCTCGATCTGAATTTGCCTAATCGGCCGCCTGCGCAAGTTCGCTGGAGCAACTATAAAAAAGATATTGATGCTTGGCACGGAGCCTTAGAGTTCAAAGAAACTTACCAGAGGCACTTTGACAAGCAGCCATCCGAGGCACTTAGAGAGGGTCCGTACGAAACGTTAAAATTACTAAAATTGCTGGACTCCTTGATCGCCGAGGCTGCGTTGCTAATACCCTCCGTAAGCGAAGTCATCTAAGTAAATCGAAGACCCGTTCTCGGGAAGTGTTTGCTGTTGCGAAAGGCCCCTACATTTTTAATGTCTTGATTGGGCTCGGAGAGGTCTGGTGCAATGCGTCATCACCGGAACACACTCATCCAGGCTCGCGTTTAGCAATGGCGGCCCATTCTTGCAGTTCGTCCAGACTTCACTCGATTGCCGCTATCAGTTTGCTGCCAATGTTCCCGAAGCGTCCCATGGAAACAGCTTGTATTGCTCAGTAATTTCCCAATTAGTGCAGCCTCAAGACGAGCTTTGCTTGCGCCAAGAGCGAATAGCAATCTGGGTATCAGACTTTGGAGTTTCTTCATTCCAGCGATCCCAGAAGGCTACGGTTTGGCTATCTGGTTTCATATTTGGCTCAGCAATACGAATTCGCGTAGGCAGCAGGCTAGCATCGCCAACAACGAGTGCTTCGCCGATATCCAAGACGGGCAATAGGTCCCCGAAGCTTCCGAGGCTATCTGGTAAAAGGCGCTTGATGACGCTTTGATCGTCGCCGTTGGTCAGGCGCATAGCGACCACGTTATTACACTGGCTGAGGACGGTTCGGTTCACTTCTGAAGGTCGCTGACTGATTACAACCAGCCCAATCCCGTACTTTCGGCCCTCTTTGGCAATCCGTTCAAATATCTCAACAGCAACTGCGTCAGAACTGTCCGCCTGCATACGCTCTGGGATGTACAGGTGGGCCTCGTCACACATGATTGCGATTGGATGGCGCTTTTCTGATTTTGTCCAAAGGCTCGTTGAGAAGACAATCTGAGCCAAAAGGCTCACCATCAGCGGCAGCACATCAGATGGCACCTCTGAAAAGTCGATGATTTTGATGCCGCCTTGATTGTTGTGTTGTGCGCCACGACCTGCGGAGATGGCGTGGACCATCCTCTCGAGCCAAGCCATGTCCATACATTCAGGTGGAGGCTGGAACAGGAAAGCTAGGCGGCGGTCATGCCTTTTGGCTTCCAGACGACCGATCAGCCGGCTGAGCTTGCCGTAGTATGGGCCCTGCTTATCTGCCCGAGCTCCGGGTACCATTTCTTCATCCAGTTGCTGAAGCTTCTTTAGGACGTCATTGATATCGAAGGGCACCGGACTGTCGATCGTGAAGTTTTCAAGGACATCTTTGTGCACGACTGGGTCAAGTGAACTCTTTTTCGCGTCAACGATGGTACGAGTCATGATCATTGACTGGTTCGGCGCATTCTGATCACTTCGGTCTACAAACATCGACAGTAAGGCTTCATAGCCCAGCAACCAGTATGGCAAGTGCAAGACTCCGTCTGCCAAACCACGAGCATGTTCTATGTCTGATGGTCCGGCGATCCGAAGGTGCCTAAAGGCTTCGCCTTTTAGCGGGCGATATTCGCCATGAATATCGAATAAGACGGCATTCGCTTGCGGCAATTCGGCTATCTGATCGAGCAGCCGAGCTGTTGTCCAAGACTTACCAGAGCCAGTGCTTCCAACTATGACCGCGTGGCGCTGAAAAAGTTTGTTCCCATTGAGATAGGCAGTAGCTTCTTCATCCAACGTGAAATGACCCAAGGATAACTTCGGGCCGTCTGTGTTTACATCGGAGATAACTTGCATAAATTTAGTAAGCCGTTCACCTTCCAAAGAAAAACAGTTTGCGTCGATTTCAGGAACGGTCTCAAGGGTGCGGCGAAACACATTCGCAGCACTACCGACCCGGTCGAGTAGTGTGCCGATGAGGGTAATTTTTACGAGGTTATTCTCGTTTGGTACAAGGCCTTCATCGTCAGGATCGGCCTCCACCAGTTCGCGCGTATCTGGCTTCCTTGTTATCTTCACGACAATACCAATCAGGTGCTGGCCAGGCTTGCTGCTTTGGAGAACGACCAGCCGGTTGACTTGGAGACGCTTGAGCCGATCTAGGTCATCGACGCGAATAGTGACGGCAGCAGTGTCGACTGAAATGACGCTTCCGAGAGCTTCTATGTCGGCGAAATCAAAAATAGACATATGGAATACCTAAAGGACTAAGTTGTTGAAGCCGTCGATTGACCAAAGATCTGGTGTCGTGACATCGACACCTTCCGGAGCAGTGGGCGAGTAAACTCTGCTCCCGATTCCAGATCGTTCGATCCCCAAGTAGTTCGTGCCCGCCTTGCTTTTCAGGAAGTCTTTGGCCTCTTCCGTCAGGGTTCGGGCCAGTACCACTGTTGGGACGTTCCGTTCCCGGCATCTCTCGATGATTTTGGGGTGGATGTGCTGATCTCGAAACCCAAAACCCACACAAAGGAAGGCGGAAGCGTTCTTCAGTGCAGCATCGGCCCCATTAATGGT
Above is a genomic segment from Cohaesibacter intestini containing:
- the hflC gene encoding protease modulator HflC — its product is MKITSAILGLVTIALVFAVSGSLYTVSEVEQAIVTQFGKPVGKPIVTAGLKMKVPFIQEVHPIDRRVLEWDGSPSDMPTKDKLYISVDLFARWRIVEPLQYFLRLRDERSAQSRLDDILGSETRNAVAKHELIEIIRTTKDRTPLRDTLLTDEERAQDIGALVPISKGRALVERQIFEAAAQKVGVFGIELLDIRFKRINYNESVRPKIYDRMISERRQIAERFLSEGNGEAARIRGNRVRDLNKIQSEAYRAVEEIRGVADATAANIYAKAYNTDLQTIEFYEFTRTLQAYKDIISGETTLVLSTDSDLFKFIRTMKAATLSETTPSSTPPNGVLGTKGQDQ
- a CDS encoding SLC13 family permease, which gives rise to MYPEMSSLSAGSFHIWMTYALVIVAILGFAIDRIKAEITALVLLIALLLLFELIPLRSGDGKVLLDTKDLLAGFANPALISVLALLVLGNGLWRTGALDWAIKQLFQRTGRSYKSAIFICFFVVFIASPFVNNTPVVVIFIPILETVVKRFSHSPNRVMMPLSFIAILAGMTTLVGSSTNLLVSGTMVELGQKPLEFFGFFVPGLVLAGVGLMYLLIATPLLLPRRSSPARRFISGNHRRFITQFTVGNEAKLIGARICFNILRIRGARLILVLRGEQRLIPPYQALAICEGDTLIVMGTHDALAEAQTRFPKLMLTTSGKEALPSSKPESRAFLSNNQIVVEIMIAPGSQLIGLSVEEANFRSRYGCLVLGVEQHSRITRVLTGRTLLEGDVLVVQGDHQSVERLRQHSGVVVLDGTARPLPGIGAAKMAGAIFVGVVLLSVSGILPIAAAAVFGVMLMLLTGVLTLDQAANSLDRKIYLMVGASLALGLAMLKSGAAAYLADGVIGLIGNAGPAVILSMLFLLVAILTNVLSNNATAILFTPVSIELATGLDADPLPFALAVLFGANCSFATPIGYQTNLLVMGPGYYHFSDFARVGLPLIVILWATFSIFMPWFYGL
- a CDS encoding HEPN/Toprim-associated domain-containing protein → MGTEIQLTIAGVSLSYAKNHIGVDFGFLFQDGDTARRKLDGINYEYYEDHPEEAADLDEFEEVFARPLSRVLPRLHLLGFTIETARAEYEAVIAEAQEIDSYRTPPEEPNLLTFDEYCCLACRYPLSTLNDGAEFDDDERAKGKLVSDEDFQRLPWTENSNTFWSETSYFGAKVAILSASSMLLVFALNPANLSVDVVWEFGPLVHSGWEPRNLFQPGARRNQKVLVATEGASDARIIKRALDILRADVADFFSFVDVDERHHFWGTGNLVKFAEGLLRIDIHNKVLFVFDNDAEGVDAYKKLDALNLPPNMRSMLLPKLDEFRQFPALGPEGINITDINGRAAAIECYLDLNLPNRPPAQVRWSNYKKDIDAWHGALEFKETYQRHFDKQPSEALREGPYETLKLLKLLDSLIAEAALLIPSVSEVI
- a CDS encoding ATP-binding protein produces the protein MSIFDFADIEALGSVISVDTAAVTIRVDDLDRLKRLQVNRLVVLQSSKPGQHLIGIVVKITRKPDTRELVEADPDDEGLVPNENNLVKITLIGTLLDRVGSAANVFRRTLETVPEIDANCFSLEGERLTKFMQVISDVNTDGPKLSLGHFTLDEEATAYLNGNKLFQRHAVIVGSTGSGKSWTTARLLDQIAELPQANAVLFDIHGEYRPLKGEAFRHLRIAGPSDIEHARGLADGVLHLPYWLLGYEALLSMFVDRSDQNAPNQSMIMTRTIVDAKKSSLDPVVHKDVLENFTIDSPVPFDINDVLKKLQQLDEEMVPGARADKQGPYYGKLSRLIGRLEAKRHDRRLAFLFQPPPECMDMAWLERMVHAISAGRGAQHNNQGGIKIIDFSEVPSDVLPLMVSLLAQIVFSTSLWTKSEKRHPIAIMCDEAHLYIPERMQADSSDAVAVEIFERIAKEGRKYGIGLVVISQRPSEVNRTVLSQCNNVVAMRLTNGDDQSVIKRLLPDSLGSFGDLLPVLDIGEALVVGDASLLPTRIRIAEPNMKPDSQTVAFWDRWNEETPKSDTQIAIRSWRKQSSS